One Methylorubrum extorquens genomic window, GAAGCGTGCGCATCAGAGCCGGCCCTCGCGAAGATCGTTGATCTGCCGCAGCAGCGCGTCAGCCTTGGCCTCGAGCCGGTCCTGACGCTGCTGGCGGGCGACGTCGGCGAACCAGGAGCCGGACTCTTCCGGATGGACCGCGCAGAGGAACGATGCCCCGTAGCGACGCACGAGCGCGTCGTAGGCCGAGCCGCTGGGTGCGTTGCCCTGCTCCAACCACTTCCGGACCGTCGCCGCGGGCACGCCGGTCTCTGCCTCGACGCTCTGCGGGGTCTTCAGCGGGTGCCGGTCACGCAAGAACGCCGAGATACGTTCTGCGAATGTTCGGGCATCGACTTGCCCAAACTTTCCCTGTTCTTGTCCAGACTTTCCCATGCCCTTCCCCAATGCTGTGTCTCGCATCGGGGAGAGCCGGGTGGGCAGGAAGTTGGGGGTGAAGGACGCAGCGGACATTTCAGCGGGGCCCGATCAGGTGGAGCGGGTACGCAGCACACAGGACAGCGCGACCGCCGCGGGCTTGGCGGCAGGGGCGGGCGCGCAGGACACGAAGACGGTGAAGCCCGGTGCAGCGCGCCGGGCTCGTCAGATGATGGGGAGGCTGATCGGCCTGTATGGCGGGCGCGTGCAGCGCGGATGAGCCGGTCATCTGAACGACCACGGCATCGGCGGCAGATCGACCATGCCGAGCGCGAGCCAGCCGAGGGCGCACAGCACCGGCGGCAGGATCAGCAGGATCACGGGCAGGTCGAAGAGGGGGGAGCGCGGCCGGGTCATGCGGCGGCCCCATCGACTGCACGGGAGGGGCGCGGAACGCCGACCGGCCAATCCGTTTCTGCCGGCCAATTGTCGGCGAACCACTGGAGGCCATTATGCAGGCGCTCGGAACCCATGTCGGCACCGGCGCGCAGGCGCGAGATCGAATTGCCCGACCCGAACACGATGGTCGAGACGCGCGCCTCCGAGCGGCCAACGGCCTGCGCGTAGGCTTCGGACACGGTCAGGAGCTGGTCGCGGAGTCTCATGGCTGCGAAAACTGCGCGATATTTCACGCACTGTCAACGTGATATCTAGCGCTTCGCCCAATCCGCTCCATGCGCTAAATTTTACGCATGACTGAAGTCGATGCCGATGGCGTCCTCGCTCGCATCCAGCGGCGGTTGGATGCGCTCCGATTGAGCGAGCGGAAAGCAGCTGAGGACGCCGGCCTCGGACAGTCGGCGATTCGCAACATCCGCGAGGGCAAGTCTCGCTCCCCGCGCCTGGAGACGATTATTAAGCTCGCGCCGATTTTGCAGGTCTCTCCGGAATGGCTGGCCTTCGGCGGAGACGAGGCGATCGATGCGGCGAAGGAGGCTTCAGCTGCGTTGCCGCCGGCATCCCTGCCGGTGGTCGGCGAGGTGGCTGCAGGCCGTTGGCTGGAGGCTGACGACCACGTTGACGTGCCTCTCTACGACCCGGTGCCGGTTCAGCCCGACACGCGGTGGCCGATCGAGTCGCAATACGGTTTGGTGGTACGTGGTACGTCGCTGAACCGCGTCGCGATCGACGGCGATATTCTCGCCTGCGTCGACGCCATCACTGCTCGCTATCAGCCGAGGGAAGACGACCTGGTCATCGTCGAGATGACCCGGAACGCCGGACTGCTCCGGCAGATGACGGCAAAGCGATACATGCGGCAGGGCACGCACGTCGAATTGTGGCCGGACTCGGACGACGAGCGTTGGCAGACGCCGATCATCATTCCGCTGCCTGAGGAAGGGCTATCGTCATCGATCGAGGATGACGACGGCCGTATCGAGGTGCGGATCAAGGCAATGGTGACGTGGATCCATCGCCCGGTGCAGAAGCGCCGCCGCTAGAAGGGGATCGACGCCTCGTCGACCGCGATGCCAACGAGGCTTGCCCGTCCACCATCGCAGCTGAGGCAGCAGAACGGGGCGTCCCGCAGCATACCGGCCACGTCAGGCATCGTAAGCGGTGCGGTCTCTACGAGGATAGGCTCCTCGATAGCAGCGAACCTCAGCGGACGAGACCAGAACGACCGTACGTCCTCATTGCCGCAACCGTTGCAGCGCCGAGTAGCGATGATGTCGTAACCGAGGGGGTTGTCCCAGGTGAACGTCATAGCATCCTTCCTCAGAACGGCAGCTGATCGGACACGCTGGGCGGAACGGCCCCATAGGTCTCGAGGGTGATTGCTTCGCCTTCATCGAACTCTCCGCTGCCGCGGCGCAGGAAGGCGGCCGAGCCAGCCGCATGCCCGCCCTCGACCTTTGACGCCGCGACGCGGCGCGCCTCGTCAGCGTTCTTGCAAGACGTGAATCGCCCATGGGCGAGCCTCCCATTCTGATCCCGCACGAAAGTCTGGACGCCGTACAGATCGCTGCTCGCCACGTGTTCCTCCCGCCGGGCTACCTCGAAAGGATGGGCGGGTATGAGAACAAAGCAAGCACGATTTCCGGGCCTGTGGAAAAGCCGAATGCGTGAAATTGCGCGCATGACGCTTGACGCGTGAAATTTCACGCGCATACTAAACCCATCGCCGCCAGCGATGGAGCCGCCCAGTGCCCGCCGCCACCCCCGCCTTCTGGTCCGAGTTCAACGCTCGCACCGGCCTGTACGAGGTCCACGACGACCGCGGCCCGGTGCTCGGTTTCGAGCACATCGACTGCCGCGCTGACGCCGACCACCACGCCCTCGACCTGATCGCTGCGGCGGACGCGGATCGCGCCGCGCTGGACGATCACGAGGCGCAGATCCTGGCGGAGGCGGCGTAGCCATGGCCGCCCGTCCCCGCTTCACCTCCCGCCAGCAGGCGTTCAGCGCCGCCGCCGCTCTCGGCCGGGCTTTCGCCGCGGTCGGTGGCCGCGCCGCTCTGGCTCAGCGCCTCGGCATGAAGGGCGTCCCCCAGGCTTGGGGCTTCTGCCCTGAGGCCCGCGTCGAAGCCGTCGCCGCCGTCACCGGCGTGCCCGCCCACGAACTGCGCCCCGACCTGTTTTCGGCTCCTGCGGCCGCCCCGCGCAACGACGCCGAGCAGGCGGTCGCCTCGCACCTCGCCGCCGGCCGGCACTTCGCCCTGACCGGCCGCACTCTTTCCTCCGAAAGGCACTGAGATGACCGACGTTCTGCTCTCCATGCCTGCGTGGCAGGCTCTGGCAATCTCGGCCGTCGCTCCGGGTGTCGTGACCCTGTCGGTGATCTGGATCGTCGCTGAGACCGTCCGCCTCGTCCGCCCGGCGCTCACGGAGCGGCTGTGATGGCCGAGCCTCTGTCCGTCCTCATTCAGAACGAGCGCGACGCCGCTCGCACCTTCGGCCTCGCTGCCGGGCTCCTGATCGGCGGCGCCTCGCAGGCCGATGCCGGGATCCGCGCGCTCGGGTCCGGAATCGACCTGATCGCCCAAGCCTCCCGCGATGGTGGTGATCCCGCGGCTGTGGCCGCCCAGGTCGCCCGGCTCGAACGCGAGGCCGCCTACCTGCTCGACCGGCTCGTCGCGATGCGGGCTCCCGCCACCGCTAGCACCCGCGAGGCCGCATGAGCACGGACATGCCAACACCCGCCGCGCTGCTCGGCCCCCAAGCCGTCGCGATCGCCGCCGCCGACTACCTCCTGATGTCGGTCGGGCTGCCGACCTACACGGCGCTCGCCCTGCGGGTCGTCCCGATGGTGGTGAGCGAGCTACCCGATGGCGTCGTCTCGCTCGACGCGGCCCGCGCTGACCGGCGCCCGGCTGGAACGGTCGGGAGGCGCCTGTGAGCGAGAATGCGGCTTGCTCTCTCACGGTGGAGCGCGGCGCTTCCGGCTGCGCGAGCCTGACCATCGACCTCGGCGAGTGCGAGGCGGTCATCGACCTGCCGCACGCCGAGACCCGCAAGCTGATCCGCGCGCTGTCTGCCGCGCTCGGTGACGGATTCGAGCGGACGCACGGGACGGAGGCGAGCGATGCGTAGCGCTGCCCTCGCCCGCCCCTTCACCGCCGAGGAAGCGGCTCGTTGGCTCGTCGCAGCCGGCCACGGCCTCCTCATGGTCTCGACCGACGAGGCGCTCGCCCGGCGGTTGGTCGAGGTCATGATCCGCGAGGGGAAACGGCTCGGCCGCGCCCCGAACGACTTCGACGCCATCCGCGCCGAGATGCGCCGCCTCTGGGGCGAGCACGAGCGGGCCGGGCGCTCGCGGGAATGCCGACGCTTCCATCCTGATCCGAGCCGGAGGGGCTGAGCCGTGATCCTCAAGCGCACGAAGAACAAGCTTCAGGTGGGCAACCTGATTGTGACCGCGAGCCGCTGGCCCTGGCAGGGGTATGGCTGGCGCTCCACGGGTGGGCCGACCGCACCGCTCAACACCTTTGGCGCGCGCTTCGGCGGCGGCTGGCAGTACAAGCTGGGCATCCAGATTGGGGGCACCACGGTGCTGCTGGATCTGCTCTTCGGCATCCTGACCTTCCGCTGGGAATCCACTGCAGCACGGGCGGCGCAGTCCCGCCGAGAGGCCGAGCATGCAGAGTGGCTTCGACGCTTCGACGCAGAGCGAGCCAAACACGAGGCCGAGATTGCCGCGATCCGCGCCGGCCGGCGTCGCGTCTCCGACGACATTCCGTTCTGAGGCGCGCCATGAAGATCGAGCGCATCCCCTACACCACGCGCGAGGCGTGGTTCGCGGCCCGGCAGCAGGACGTCACCGCCTCCGTGGCGGGCGCTCTGCTCGGCGTCCATGAGCACACGACCGCCTTCAGCCTCTGGGCGCTGAAGAGCGGCCTGCTCGCCGAGGACCCGACCGAGTCCAAGCCCGCCCGCCGCGGACGGCTCCTCGAGGACGACGCCCTGCAGGTGCTCGTCGAGGATCGGCCTACCTGGACCGTCACAGCCGGCGGCAACGAATACCTGCGCGCACCGGCCCTGCGCATCGGGGCGACTCCCGACGCCTACGCCGTCGATCCCGACCGGCCCGGCCGCGGAATCGTGCAGGTGAAGACCACTTCGGATTTCGTGTTCCGGAAGAAGTGGCGCGACGAGGCCGGCGACCTCGTGCTGCCGCTCTGGATCGCCTGCCAAGCGATCGTCGAGGCGAAGCTGACCGGCGCGTCCTGGGCGAGCGTGGCACTCCTCGTCGTCGGGCACGGTCTCGACCTGCATGTGATCGACGTGCCGCTGCACGAGGGCATCTGGCACCGCCTCGTCGGCGAGGCGAAGCTGTTCTGGGAGCGGGTCGCAAGCGGAGAGGCGCCGGCCGCCGACTATGCCCGCGACGGCGAGACCATCGCCGATCTGTGGCCGCCTGACGCCGCCGCCGAACCGCTGGACCTCTCCGCCGACAACCTCCTGCCCGCTCTTCTCGACGAGCGCGAGGCGATCAACGCCCGCGTGAAGTCCGACGAGAAGCGGCTCGCCGAGATCAAGGCCGAGATCACCGCGAAACTGGCTGGCGCCACCGCCGCGCAACTCGCCGACGGCCGCGTCATCACGCGGACCCTCCAGAGCCGGGCCGAGCACACGGTCAAGGCCAGCACCTTCCCCGTCCTGCGCGTCCGCGCGCCTCGAAAGGCAGCAGCATGAGCAACAACGCCCTCGCCATCTCAGAGACCGAGAAGCGGATCGCCGAGCGCATCGACCCGCAAGCAATGGGCGGCCTCGCGGTCTCGGCCCAGGCCGGCGGCGTCATCTTCGCCAACGCCGACGAGGTGATGAACTTCGCGAAGATGATGGCGGTCTCGGCGGCCGGCGTCCGCAAGCACCTGCGCGGCAACCCCGGGGCCTGCCTCGCGATCGTCACGCAGGCGGTCGAATGGGGCATGTCGGCCTACGCGGTTGCCAACAAGAGCTACTTCGTCAACGACCAGATCGCGTTCGAGTCGCAGCTCGTGCAGGCGGTGATCCTGAAGCGGGCGCCGATCAAGGGCCGGATCAAGTTCGAGTTCACCGGCGAGGGCGATAAGCGGGTCTGCCGCGCTTGGTGCCGGCTCGCCGACGATCCGGACGAGATGGTCGAATACGTCTCGCCCGCGTTCGGCCGGATCACGCCGAAGAACTCGCCGCTCTGGAAGAGCGACCCCGACCAACAGCACGCCTACTATTCCGGCCGCGCGCTCTGCCGCCGCCATTTCCCCGACGTCCTGCTCGGCGTCTACACCGACGACGAGCTGCCGCCCGCGCATCAGGGCGCGGACCGGGCGCGCGACGTCACGCCGAAGGGGCTCGACGCGAAGCTTGATGCCCTGGCGGCGCGGCCAATCGCCGAGGAGTCGCGCGCCGGGCCGGCGGCCGATCTGGGCTTCGGTGACGTCGAAGCGCCCGACGGCGGTACGGGCGGCGAGGAACGGCCGACCTCCGACGAGGCCAAGCCCGACCGCGGCCAGGCGCCCGAGATCGACCGCGATCACGACGACTTCAAGCTCGGATGGGAGGGCGGGTTCGCTGGCCTGCGCAAGGGCTTCAACAGCGCGATCAAGGCCGCCCCGGTGCGGCTGGCCCACTACGAGGCCGGCTTTGCTGCGGGCCAGGCGCACGATCCGGATGGGGAGGACTGAGCCGTGGCCGCTCCTCGCACCATCCCCGACGAAGCTGACATCATGCGCCTCGTGCGCGCCGGCCTGACATACACGGAGATCGAGTTTCGTCTTCGCGTCCCGCGCCATCGCGTCAGCCGCATCGCCACGGCCCACGGCTACGATAGCTCGAAGCGGATCAAGCTGAAGGCTCAGAAGCGGGCCGCGTTGCGCGCCCGGCAGAGGGCCAAGGCGGCATTCGAGAAGGCGAAGGCTGAAGCCGAGCGCAGACGGCGTCTGGGCGAGCGCGATCCGCTGCGGCGCATCCCGGCGGTGCCCGCATGGGCCGCGAACGCCGGCCTGACGCAGGACTATCGCGACTTCGCCCGTGAGTTCGACGAGGACCGCGCCGCGCGGGAATGCCGGAAGCTGACGGCAGAGCGGCGCCGGCAGGAAGTCTTCGCCGCCCTCACCGGCGCGAATCCTCGCAAGGGAGGGGCAGCGTGACCTCCCCTCCCACTGCGTCCCTCGTCTCCGCAGACGAGGGGAAGGCCCTTCGCGTGTTGGACCTGTTTTCCGGCATCGGCGGCTTCAGCCTCGGCTTGGAGCGCGCCAGCGGCTTCGAAACCGTCGCCTTCTGCGAAATCGATCCCTTCTGCCGGCGTGTGCTGGCGAAGCATTGGCCCGAGGTTCCCTGCTACGATGACGTCCATACGCTTACCACTGACCGCCTCCGCTCAGATGGAATTGCCGTGGACGTCGTCTGTGGCGGCTTCCCCTGCCAAGATCTCAGTCTTGCGGGTCCCGGCTCCGGACTTGCCGGCGCCCGTTCCGGCCTCTTCTGGCAGCTGATTCGTGCCATTCGCATGGTTCGACCGACAGTCGCGGTCGTGGAGAACGTGGCGGCCCTCCTCGGGCGGGGAATGGGCACCGTTCTCGGGGCGCTGGCCGAGGAGGGGTATGACGCGGAATGGGATTGCGTTCGCGCTGTTGACGCCGGCCGTCCGCACCCACGGGACCGGGCTTATCTTGTTGCCCACGCCCAGGGCGACGGATGGGGACCGGGGTGGCCGGGGGGACTTGCTGACGGCCTTGCGGGGCTACCAATCGAGCCATGTTGGAGCGGCGATCCGGTCGCGTGGTTCGAGGAAAGGTTCGCCCAACCCGCGCTTCTGGGAATGGATGATGGGCTTCCCGGAGGACTTCACCGCCTCGGACCCTGTGGCAACGCCGTCGTCCCGCAGATCCCGGAGCTAATCGGTCGCGCGATCCTGTCCGCGCGCCGAGCCTCCCACACCCCCATTTCATCCGACACCCCGACCGGTGGAGGTGCTGCATGAACGCGAGCGTGAAGCCCGTGGGCAAGGAGCGGCCAATCATCATGAGCGGGCCGATAGTGCGGGCGATCCTGGCCGGGCGGAAGACGCAAATTCGGCGCGTCCTGAAGCAACAGCCCGATCCGCTGGCGCCGGTTGGCTTCATTCAGAGTTACGAGGGTTCTCGGACTTTCGATCTGCACGCCCGACCGCGGTTCGCGAACGGACGCTTCATCGGCTCTGACCGGATGCAGATCGTGACGGCGCCTTACGCGCCTGGTGACCGGCTGTGGGTCCGCGAGACGTGGGCTGCCATTGGCGATCTGACGCACAACGACCCCGGCACGCGGGCGCTTGCTGAGGGCTGCTTCTACCGGGCAGACGACGGCACCGTTGAGGGCGAGATCCCGCGCTGGCGATCGCCGATCCACATGCCGCGAGCCCTGTCCCGCCTCACCCTTGAGGTGACGGAGGTCCGCGTCGAGCGGCTTCAGGGCATCAGCGAAGCAGATGCGGTCGCCGAGGGTATCGAGCGGTCGAAAGAGTTCCCCGATCGGTTCCTGACGCCCGCAGGCGATTACGCGGTGCCGGTGGTCGCATACCAGCGCCTCTGGAACAGCATCCACGGCAAGGACGCCTGGGACGCCAACCCGTGGGTCGCCGCGATCAGCTTTCGCCGCCTTCAAGCCGACGCCGTCTCGTCTCCTGCCGCTGAGGGGGAGAGGGCGTGAAGGTCCTTACCCCCGGCCACCGCTACGAACTCGACCACCTCGATGGCAGCGGCAAGACGATCCTGCAATTCGTCAGCCGCAAGCCGCTGCACGAGCCGCAGGAAGGCGTCATCAACCAAGAGGTTCTGCGCGCGATTATCGACCGCGTGCAGGTGCTCGATGGCGAAGTGCCTTGGGAGGGC contains:
- a CDS encoding LexA family transcriptional regulator: MTEVDADGVLARIQRRLDALRLSERKAAEDAGLGQSAIRNIREGKSRSPRLETIIKLAPILQVSPEWLAFGGDEAIDAAKEASAALPPASLPVVGEVAAGRWLEADDHVDVPLYDPVPVQPDTRWPIESQYGLVVRGTSLNRVAIDGDILACVDAITARYQPREDDLVIVEMTRNAGLLRQMTAKRYMRQGTHVELWPDSDDERWQTPIIIPLPEEGLSSSIEDDDGRIEVRIKAMVTWIHRPVQKRRR
- a CDS encoding helix-turn-helix domain-containing protein, with the translated sequence MAARPRFTSRQQAFSAAAALGRAFAAVGGRAALAQRLGMKGVPQAWGFCPEARVEAVAAVTGVPAHELRPDLFSAPAAAPRNDAEQAVASHLAAGRHFALTGRTLSSERH
- a CDS encoding YqaJ viral recombinase family protein, translating into MKIERIPYTTREAWFAARQQDVTASVAGALLGVHEHTTAFSLWALKSGLLAEDPTESKPARRGRLLEDDALQVLVEDRPTWTVTAGGNEYLRAPALRIGATPDAYAVDPDRPGRGIVQVKTTSDFVFRKKWRDEAGDLVLPLWIACQAIVEAKLTGASWASVALLVVGHGLDLHVIDVPLHEGIWHRLVGEAKLFWERVASGEAPAADYARDGETIADLWPPDAAAEPLDLSADNLLPALLDEREAINARVKSDEKRLAEIKAEITAKLAGATAAQLADGRVITRTLQSRAEHTVKASTFPVLRVRAPRKAAA
- a CDS encoding recombinase RecT; this translates as MSNNALAISETEKRIAERIDPQAMGGLAVSAQAGGVIFANADEVMNFAKMMAVSAAGVRKHLRGNPGACLAIVTQAVEWGMSAYAVANKSYFVNDQIAFESQLVQAVILKRAPIKGRIKFEFTGEGDKRVCRAWCRLADDPDEMVEYVSPAFGRITPKNSPLWKSDPDQQHAYYSGRALCRRHFPDVLLGVYTDDELPPAHQGADRARDVTPKGLDAKLDALAARPIAEESRAGPAADLGFGDVEAPDGGTGGEERPTSDEAKPDRGQAPEIDRDHDDFKLGWEGGFAGLRKGFNSAIKAAPVRLAHYEAGFAAGQAHDPDGED
- a CDS encoding DNA cytosine methyltransferase, whose translation is MLDLFSGIGGFSLGLERASGFETVAFCEIDPFCRRVLAKHWPEVPCYDDVHTLTTDRLRSDGIAVDVVCGGFPCQDLSLAGPGSGLAGARSGLFWQLIRAIRMVRPTVAVVENVAALLGRGMGTVLGALAEEGYDAEWDCVRAVDAGRPHPRDRAYLVAHAQGDGWGPGWPGGLADGLAGLPIEPCWSGDPVAWFEERFAQPALLGMDDGLPGGLHRLGPCGNAVVPQIPELIGRAILSARRASHTPISSDTPTGGGAA